The following is a genomic window from Candidatus Rubidus massiliensis.
TTCAAGATCCACTTCCGTATTCATAGACCAACGGTTGCCACCGAAACGAGAAACAGCCACTTCAGCAGGATCAAGCACTCCTCGATCGAGATAAATGGCGTCCGTTTCCGCGACGATTTTCCTGACGATGGCTTCTTGCTCTTCGGTGTTTTGCCATAATGGCACAAACTGGATTGACCAATTGTCCGGTTCGACACCACTGAAGGATCCATCTTTGGAGAGCATGATGTAGCGTGTGAGCTTTTCCAGCATCGGTTTAAGCTTAGCTTCTTGTTCCTGTTTGACCATATCGTAAAAATTTCTAACGTCGTTATCTCCAGTCGCATTCATGCCTGCGGCGCTTCTTCCGAAGAGCAAGGATACCGGGACGCCAGAGACCGCAGATAAAGCCAACATAAAACGATCGAGAAGCTCTGGTATGCCAGAGATGTTTGTGGATGCTTTTTCATATTTCTCCTCTGCATCCAATATCATTGTATTGGTTGCGCTTTTGGTTAAATTGAGTATGTCAAGACGCTTCATCACCTGATTGTCCGAGCATTGAGAGCTGATAAGCTCAGCGAGATTAGGGATGGAGAGGGTGTAATTGACGAAATCCTGCATGATCAGTCCAGCATTCGCGAAAGCAGTTGAATAATTGCGGAGTTCATCATAGATGGATTGGATGAGTGGATCCCCCCATCCATTATTGAAGTTTTGCTGTCTTGGAGGCAGCATGGACCAATCTGCACGAAGAATTCTAGAATGGTGGACATAAAAAAGAGCTCCTGTACGAGTATCATTGACTGTATAGACATTCGGGAAGCCATAATTAGGATTATTCAGATCCTTTTCAAATGTCCCGTCACGGCTAAAAGATTGATACCGATCGAACACATGAAGCCATTTCACATCACGGATATTTCTTTCATCGACAGGTTCGTCTAATGGCAAGCCATCAGCGATACCCATCACGCAAAGAGCTCCGCCATATAATCGCGCCCATCGCAGGAGGGTCGTCAAATTGTGGTTGGTTTTAATCTCCTCCATCTTGCAGTTGACTGCCTGGTCGGAGTCACCTTCAATCTCCCATCCCTGACGGACCATCTCAGAAGGCACTAAATCGATAATACGGCGAGTGACTCCATCCGATCGGTAGAGCTGATCCAGTTCTGTCTGCTCAAAGATTCTTTCCATGCGAAAGTGAGCATTGATGTTTTTGTCCCTTCCTCTGATGCCAAGACCTGTAAGGACATTCATCCACCCATCGACCTTAATTGCACCGTCGTTATGGGGGACTCGATTTAGATCTTCAGCAGATTTCTTTTCAAAATTGTACGTAGCCATATACTCCAAGGATTTAGAGATCAAACAAATGCTTGGGAAAATGGGTACTTGGAGATGACAGCTAGAAATTGCTGTCTTTGAGTCGATGAGTTATTGAAAAATTACTTTATCACAGCGATGTAAAAAAAACTAGGCGAGAATTTTTAGTCGGCTCAGAAAGTTAAGAGGAAGTGCGAGATTCCGAAGACTTCAAACAGCAAGAATGTTATCGTAAATCGAAAGAGATAGGCTAGTCAATAGAAAGGAGCATTTTCGCTTCCTTGTCTGAAAGCCACTCTTTTTGGTTGATGATGGTTTCATACTGCAACTCGGCTATTTTTTCATCAATGGGGTCTAGATCTTTTGGAACATAAAGGAAACCGAGGAATGGGATACCTCTTTGATCGAGTTCTTTTTTGACGCTTTCGATATGTTTTTCCCCGTCATCTATGAGAACAACTTGCTCCGGAACCCAATCAAGCCAGTCTAAATACAAGGAAAGAGTTTTTCCTTTATTGTCTTTGTCATTTTTATAGAAGTTACCACAATAGAGAACACCCTTTTCGAAAGATGGCGGAACAAATCCATTTTGAATGGGAAAAATGATTTCTTCTTGCATCTTAAAGTTTAATCCCAATTCTTCTAAGTGCTGAGCACGCCATTCGGGGATCGATTTAACGATGCCCGATTGATCCATGGCAAAGGAAGTAAACCCGATTGTTGGAATACCATTTTCACACAAAATGTCGAGAAGTTTGGGTCCATAGGGATCCATGATTTGGAATTTTGCGTTCATCCAAGCGATGGTATCTTCCTCCGCCGTCCACGTTCTCATCCCTTCAGGTTTCCATTCGCTTCGCCAATTTTGCAATAAAGCATCTTGCGGATAGATTAGCACATCATCGAGATCAAACATGACCAATGTATTCTTTGAAAATTCACTGGTAGAAATTTCATCAAGAGCGTGGATAGTCTTAATCTCTGAAAATGCTGAGACTGTGGCAAATAAACAAAACAGAAATAAGAAGCACAGAAAATGGATTTTTTGATTCATAAATTATCACAAAATCTTTTCATTTTAAAAATTCAACAATTTCTTCAATTAAATTAGTAATGTTGAAATCTTTCTTTTGCATAATCCTATCACAAAAATTAGGAAACTTCAATGAAATTATGCCCTTGATGAGGAACAGAAGAACAGGCGAGAATTTGTTATTAGGGTCAGCTTAGAATTCGGATTATAAAGCACGTTAAGGATTTTTACTTTCTATTACTTAGGTTTGTCGTTCTTAATATCCAATCTGTCATGATATTTAGTGCTGAAGGTGCTATTGTTTCTTCAGTTTGTTCATACTCATCCCACGATCCTATCTCGCATGTTTGGAACGCATGATTGAGTTTTGGCAACTCAATGATTGTATAGTCTTTATTGCCAGCTTCTTTGAGCGCCTCATCGATGAAAGGAAGGTTTTGTTTTGGCGATACCACTAGATCAAGATCGCCATTCAGCACTAATGTAGGAATTGTAATTTGTCTCAAAGCGTTAGAAGGTTCATAAGGAAAGTAAAAGTGACCCCATGGAGAATTAAATCTTTTTATCAATTCTTCAGTTAAGACAGAATGGGTCTTAACCCATGTTTTTTGATTCTCGGTCAATCCAGATAAGAATTTTGCAAGTGCTTCCTGTATCTGTTCTTTGGCCACATCCCGATTGGTTTCTTTTTTCACAATTCCTGTAAAAATTTTTCGAACTTGAGTATCAATGGCAATCATTTCCTCATCTACTCCATTTCCACGATGGAGCAATCTTCCCTGTTCGCAAAAAATTTCTTCTCCGTTTACACCAGTTCCAGCCATTAGCACAATAAAGGCTACATCGTTTGATTTTGCTGCGAGCATAGGTGCTACAATTCCGCCTTCGCTATGACCAACAAGCCCGATCTGGTTTTTGAAAATTTCTGGTCTCGATTTCAAATATTCGACACCTTTAGCAACATCATCACAAAAGTCCTCTATTGTTGCGTTATCGTAATTTCCAGTAGATTTTCCGACACCACGCTTATCAAAGCGTAGCACTGCTATACCATGTCTTGTGAAGTGATCTGACAACACGAGAAAAGGTTTATGGCCAAGGATTGTTTCATCACGATCTAAAGCTGAAGAACCATGAATGAGGATGACAGCAGGAAATGGTCCGGTTGTTCTAGGCAATGTCAGGGTTCCTGAAAGCGATATTTCACAATTTCCATAACTGACTTCTTCTACAAAATAAGGAAAAGGAGGTTTTGGCTCTTGAGAACGATTTTTTTGATTTGTTTGTAACATATGCTCTTCTCCAATAAGAAATTGCAAAGAGAAGAAAAAACATATGATGAAAAGGGTCATCGCTTTGAAATTCATATTTTCCCTCCCGTTTAAATTTGTGATCAACTGACTATCCTAGTATTTAATCGCAACCAATTATTGATTTTAGCAATAACATCAGCGATCTTTTCTGGAAGAGGTGCTAAATTTTCTGCACGTAAATTTCTCAAATATTCTTTCCATAAATTTTGCAATCGATTCAATTCGTCCTCATCATAGGTAATCGGCAAAGTAAGCTTTGTTTCTCGATGCTCAAATACCATTCGGATAATCTCTTCAACCTTTTCAAGGAATGGCTTAAAAGATATCATGGAGTAGAGATCGTGAAAGTCCTTCATACGGCTATTGAAGGATCCACGGTGGATAATCGTCTCCAATTTTTCAGCAAAAATGAATTCTTTTGGATAACAGGGAAGCGTAACAGTTCCCTCAAAAAGACCACCTTTGGAAGATGTTGTAAGTGGGATGGGATATTCAATAGGATCGACAATATCATCAAAGCCAATATCGATCGCTACTTTAAACCTTGTCTTTCCAAAATAAGCCATCATCGACACTTCCACCCCTGGATATCCCATATGTGGGTGGGTAAGTTCGCTGACTTTAATTTCTTTAAATAGAAATCCATCTTGTATGTCGATGCTTGCGATTTTCTCGAAAACGATCTTTAGACCATTGACTTCATTACTGATCCTCTTTGCAAGAAAATCTAAATCGGTTGTTTCCCTTCCGATTTCTATGTATTTTGATAAGAGAATGCCGCCTTTTAAGACAAAATGTTTACGGTACTCTGATTTAGCCAGTCGTACAAGAAAACGTTCTAGTGTCAGGGTTTGCCAAAGATCTGCAGGATCGCGATTTTTTTCTTTCGCGATTGCCCGTAGCTTGGCTTTGAATGATTTTTCTAAATCTGATGTCATGTTGTATACGATAAAATATAGGGTGTGATGTTCACGCGTAATGCCTTTGCATATGCGCCTAGTTTCTTTGGATCGGGCTTGTGATTTTTACTTTGGAAATATCTTTGAATGGCCTTTATAGCAATTTCCTTGCTTAGATAGCGAAAGGCATCAACTACACAACGCTCTCGATCAAAAATTTTGACCTTATATTCCCCAACAGAAATTTCAGTTTTTCCAAGGGAAATATTACGCATTCTGATGATTTTTGTATTTGGTCGTTTAGGGGCGTAAGATTCATGGGGAATAGCTATCCAGATTTCTCTCATCACCTGATCTGTTAATTCATAATAGCAGAGAGCAGAAATCAGGCAGATGACTCCTTCTGGCATACCCGCTGCTATCAACCCCAAATTCTCCCATTGAAAGTCGACTTCAGGTTCATATTCGCTAAATCGATATGTCCCTGGGTAAATTCTTTCTATGGTACCCTTTTTGACTAAATAAGCGATTGCATGTCTTGGCACATTGCGATCTACAGCCTGTTCTGCTGTAAAGAAAGGAACGTGCTGAAAGGGCTCCAATTGTTTTTCATATTTTGAATGTCTCATACCCTAATTCTACAAAATCTACCCAATTAAGTCAAGTGGGTAGATTTTATAGATTTTCTACATGGAAAAGTTCTTGCATGACTGTAATATGTTCGCTCATTGAATTTGAATGGGTAGGTCTTAGAGAATTCGAACATTTCCTTGGAAACTCCTTGAAAAATAGGGTAAAAAGCTCTAAAATCGGGTAAAATAATCAGTAAATTACCCTATTTAACTGATCTTATACCCTATTAATGGAAGATTATGCATTCATTGGATGAAAGTTTTTTAAAGTCTTTAACGTTTACAGCTGAGCAACTTACTATTTTGCGTACGATTGGTGAGTATCAAGGAAAACAGGAACTTTACTTCAAGCAATCGCCCGAAATTTTAAAAGGTCTTCAGCAAGTCGCGATTATTGAATCGAGCGAGTCATCCAATCGATTAGAAGGCATTACCGCTCCACATCACCGTATTGCCGAACTCATCACGCAAGACACTATGCCAAAAGATCGATCGGAACAGGAAATTGCCGGATATCGAGATGCCCTAAATTTGATTCATCAATCTGCTGAGCATATGCCATTTTCACTCAATGTGATTCTACAACTCCATTCATGGATTTATCGCTATCTTCCAAATCCTGGAGGCCAGTGGAAAACAACAGATAATGAAATCACGGAAATCCATCCTGATGGAAAAAAACGTGTCAGATTTATTCCTTCTAATGCGTTTGAGACCCCATCGGCTATGGAAAAATTGATGAAAGATTATCGAATGAGTATCGAAGAGTGGCGTATAGAACCACTTATTGTGATTCCAGCTACTATTTTGGATTTTTTGTGCATTCACCCATTTCGAGACGGCAACGGTCGCACAGCTCGCTTATTGACACTTCTGCTCCTTTATCATTTTGATTATCAGGTAGGGAGATATATCAGCCTTGAGCGGATCTTTGAAGAATCAAAAGAGAGTTATTATGAAACGTTGGAGAAAAGTTCTCAAGCTTGGCACCAAGGAAAACATAACCTTATGCCTTGGATGACCTATTTCTGGGGAGTCTTGCTAAGAGCTTACAAGGAGTTTGAAGGACGAGTTGGGACCTTAACTACAGGCAAAGGAAGTAAAGCTCAGCATATCACTATGACTATAGAAAATATGATCGGTCCTTTTTCTATTTCCGATATTGAACGTGCTTGCCCATCCGTAAGTAGAGACACTATTCGACTCGTTTTAAGGCAACTCAGAGATGAGGGTTCCATTATCCCTCAAGGTAAAGGTCGCAGTGCAAAGTGGATAAGGAAATTAACATGAGACGAAAGTTTATCTCACAAATTGTTGGAAGGAAGGTCTTTTAAATGGAGACAAAGAAGAAAAAGACCATGTCGAAAGAAAAGCTAATCGCTTTGATCTCTCAAGAGAAAGAAATCCACCCAAATGATGTGCGTCATGTTATTCAAGCCTTTTTAGATAAGACAACAGATTATTTAGCAGAAGGATATCGTCTCGAATTTCGAGATTTTGGCGTTTTTGAAGTCATCGAAAGAAAGCAGAAGATCGAGCGTAATCCAAAGAAGCCAGAGGAAGAGATCATTATTCCTTCACGTCGCGTTGCTAAATGGTTTCCAGGAAAAAAGATGCGCCAACAGATCGAAAGCAGTGTAGAGGTCATATGAGGGAGAGTGCGCTGAGTTTGCACATCCTTCGGGAAAGAGACATCTCAGGATTGGTAGAGACTTTCAATTTTCCTTGGGCATCTCTTGAAGTGACACAAGAGAAATGGAAGAAGTATTATGCGGAGCAAAACGCAAATATTCGCACCGTGTGCATTGCCAAAGTACAAGATGAGTCTGTTGGTTATGGTAGTTTATTGAACATTTCAGAGTATCCGAATTTTAAGGATGAGGGCATTCCAGAAATCCATGATGTCTGGGTTTCTGAGAAACATCGAGGCACTGGGATTGGTAAAAGATTGGTCCAATATTTAGAGGGACTAGCGCAGCAAAAAAATCACAAGCAGATTGGGATTGGAGTTGGGCTTTATAAAGACTATGGACGTGCTCAGAGATTACATGTTCACCTTGGATATGCTCCTGATGGACATGGCGTAACATACAAATATCAGCCTATAGTGCCTGGAGACCCATATCCAATAGATGATGATCTGGTGATTTGGTTTAAGAAGGATTTGCCATGAATAAGATAAAAGACAGCGACTATCATTTTGAGTATCAAGAAGAGCCAATTCAAGAAGATGAACAGGTCCTGAATGATGGCATCAGTGATGAAGCTGCCTTGAAAAAAAATATGGAAAGGATCAAACCGTTTAGAATTTTCATCAAGGATGCTCATGGAATTGTGCTTGGTGGAGCAAGCGGTACCATTTTTTATGGCAGCCTTTATGTTGATATGCTCTGGTTAAAGGAAGAACTGCGTCATCAAGGTCTTGGGAGAAAATTGATGATGGAAGCAGAGAAGATCGGACGCGAAAGGCAATGTACATTTGTGACGCTTAATACAATGGACTGGGAGGCCCTGTCATTCTATCAGAAGCTTGGTTATGAAATTGAGTTTGTGAGAAAGGGCTACTCCAATGATTCGCAGATGTACATGTTGAGGAAGGAGCTATGAGAAGTTCTTCTTCGCACAATAAAGCGCCAAAAGTGATTGGAATTTCTGGCGCTTCTGGCATGGGAAAAACAACTTTAACTAATGCTCTTGGACAAGCGTTGCATGCAACCAAAATATTTTGGGATGACTATGATGCGCTTTCAAAAGAGCCCAATGATTACATGAAATGGTATGCAACGGATAGGGACTACTCTGCATGGGATTATGGTGTCTTGGCAAAATTGCTTTGCACTCTAAAATCTGGAGAATCGGTTATTTGCCCAGCAACAAAACAAGTATTAAAACCAACAGAATTCATTATATTTGATGCTCCATTAGGATATCGACATACACAAACCGCAAAATACATTGATTTCTTAGTATTTCCCAACACACCTCCTGATGTCGCTTTATCAAGAAGGTTATTGCGCGATTTCCGAAATAAGGAGTCGTCATCCATTAATGACGTTCTGAATGAAATCGAATTTTATTTATCCGCCAGAGAACTGTACATCATGTGCTATGAAGAAAATCGTGATGCAAATTTAGTTGTGGATGGTTGTTTACCAGTAGAAAGTCAAATAATTGAAATTTTGCAGGCCATAGAAAAACATGTGTTTAGTCCAATCCTGGCTGAGGAATGATTGCAATGGATAAAGGAAATATTTTTAAAATAGGAGAGCTATAGATGAAATTAAAAATCGCCATTTATTTAGCAGGTAGCATCAAAAATGGACACGAAAAATCAGACGAATCTTTTTGGACTGATGAAGATATGGCTCTCCTAAAAAAGAGCTTAGATAAATATGAAATATCATTTTTGAATCCTGCTTTTAGAACAGACGACTTATCTGATCAGTTCTCTGTGTTTGGCAGGGATATGCTTCAGGTTTTCAGCAGTAATTTTGTCTTTGTGGACGCTCGTGATCGACGTGGACTTGGTGTAGGTGCGGAAATGATGTGGGCGAAAGTAAACAAAATTCCTGTGATTACATGGGCGCCAAAAAATTCTCATTATAACAAAGATCAGACGACTATTTTAGGAGTGCCTGTAGCAAACTTCATTCATCCATTTGTAGAATCTCTTAGTGATAAGGTAGTTGAAAATCTTGTGGATGGTGCGCAATGGATTCATTCTACGATTTCAAATCCTGTAGTTGAAATAAAAGGAGCCCAGTACATTGGGTCAGCCATGCAGCACTATAAAGATAGTCAATT
Proteins encoded in this region:
- a CDS encoding Adenosine monophosphate-protein transferase SoFic: MHSLDESFLKSLTFTAEQLTILRTIGEYQGKQELYFKQSPEILKGLQQVAIIESSESSNRLEGITAPHHRIAELITQDTMPKDRSEQEIAGYRDALNLIHQSAEHMPFSLNVILQLHSWIYRYLPNPGGQWKTTDNEITEIHPDGKKRVRFIPSNAFETPSAMEKLMKDYRMSIEEWRIEPLIVIPATILDFLCIHPFRDGNGRTARLLTLLLLYHFDYQVGRYISLERIFEESKESYYETLEKSSQAWHQGKHNLMPWMTYFWGVLLRAYKEFEGRVGTLTTGKGSKAQHITMTIENMIGPFSISDIERACPSVSRDTIRLVLRQLRDEGSIIPQGKGRSAKWIRKLT
- a CDS encoding phage-associated protein, family produces the protein MATYNFEKKSAEDLNRVPHNDGAIKVDGWMNVLTGLGIRGRDKNINAHFRMERIFEQTELDQLYRSDGVTRRIIDLVPSEMVRQGWEIEGDSDQAVNCKMEEIKTNHNLTTLLRWARLYGGALCVMGIADGLPLDEPVDERNIRDVKWLHVFDRYQSFSRDGTFEKDLNNPNYGFPNVYTVNDTRTGALFYVHHSRILRADWSMLPPRQQNFNNGWGDPLIQSIYDELRNYSTAFANAGLIMQDFVNYTLSIPNLAELISSQCSDNQVMKRLDILNLTKSATNTMILDAEEKYEKASTNISGIPELLDRFMLALSAVSGVPVSLLFGRSAAGMNATGDNDVRNFYDMVKQEQEAKLKPMLEKLTRYIMLSKDGSFSGVEPDNWSIQFVPLWQNTEEQEAIVRKIVAETDAIYLDRGVLDPAEVAVSRFGGNRWSMNTEVDLEARKNGFDPAELSELEREKKEQETPPPGIGPDFMPTGLRTR
- a CDS encoding uridine/cytidine kinase; its protein translation is MRSSSSHNKAPKVIGISGASGMGKTTLTNALGQALHATKIFWDDYDALSKEPNDYMKWYATDRDYSAWDYGVLAKLLCTLKSGESVICPATKQVLKPTEFIIFDAPLGYRHTQTAKYIDFLVFPNTPPDVALSRRLLRDFRNKESSSINDVLNEIEFYLSARELYIMCYEENRDANLVVDGCLPVESQIIEILQAIEKHVFSPILAEE
- a CDS encoding hypothetical protein (TL29), whose protein sequence is METKKKKTMSKEKLIALISQEKEIHPNDVRHVIQAFLDKTTDYLAEGYRLEFRDFGVFEVIERKQKIERNPKKPEEEIIIPSRRVAKWFPGKKMRQQIESSVEVI
- a CDS encoding Acetyltransferase (GNAT) family protein — protein: MRESALSLHILRERDISGLVETFNFPWASLEVTQEKWKKYYAEQNANIRTVCIAKVQDESVGYGSLLNISEYPNFKDEGIPEIHDVWVSEKHRGTGIGKRLVQYLEGLAQQKNHKQIGIGVGLYKDYGRAQRLHVHLGYAPDGHGVTYKYQPIVPGDPYPIDDDLVIWFKKDLP
- a CDS encoding putative acetyltransferase, with the translated sequence MNKIKDSDYHFEYQEEPIQEDEQVLNDGISDEAALKKNMERIKPFRIFIKDAHGIVLGGASGTIFYGSLYVDMLWLKEELRHQGLGRKLMMEAEKIGRERQCTFVTLNTMDWEALSFYQKLGYEIEFVRKGYSNDSQMYMLRKEL
- a CDS encoding 3-oxoadipate enol-lactonase gives rise to the protein MNFKAMTLFIICFFFSLQFLIGEEHMLQTNQKNRSQEPKPPFPYFVEEVSYGNCEISLSGTLTLPRTTGPFPAVILIHGSSALDRDETILGHKPFLVLSDHFTRHGIAVLRFDKRGVGKSTGNYDNATIEDFCDDVAKGVEYLKSRPEIFKNQIGLVGHSEGGIVAPMLAAKSNDVAFIVLMAGTGVNGEEIFCEQGRLLHRGNGVDEEMIAIDTQVRKIFTGIVKKETNRDVAKEQIQEALAKFLSGLTENQKTWVKTHSVLTEELIKRFNSPWGHFYFPYEPSNALRQITIPTLVLNGDLDLVVSPKQNLPFIDEALKEAGNKDYTIIELPKLNHAFQTCEIGSWDEYEQTEETIAPSALNIMTDWILRTTNLSNRK